The following are from one region of the Rhipicephalus microplus isolate Deutch F79 chromosome 1, USDA_Rmic, whole genome shotgun sequence genome:
- the LOC142795691 gene encoding uncharacterized protein LOC142795691 isoform X2 has translation MPSGGPSYGSYCCVSWCFNNGRTHKKPGTSFFRIPRDGRMKAWMQYAGRDDLLSKPASLLYATYRVCSDHFTAQSFMDPGHTRLTRMAVPSVQPAAPCGSSLVAGERISADFVLPEKTLTSHSAVTKGTCVTGRSQDCSDSTVRGTEQASQNPPEDVSANSSTPECPIEKMCVPVCQRQCLHQ, from the exons atgccgtccggcggtccaagctacggcagctactgctgtgtatcgtggtgcttcaacaatggcagaacccacaagaagcctgggacgagtttcttccgcataccacgggacggcag gatgaaagcatggatgcagtatgctggacgcgatgatctccttagtaagccggccagcctattgtacgcaacgtacagggtttgtagcgaccattttactgctcaaagtttcatggaccctgggcacacaaggcttacaagaatggctgttcccagtgtgcaaccagctgcaccat gtggcagctcccttgtagctggtgaaagaatttccgctgacttcgtcttgccggagaaaaccttaaccagtcattcagctgtcacaaaaggaacttgtgtgaccg gccgctcgcaagattgttccgacagcactgtccgaggcactgaacaagcttcacaaaaccctccagaagacgtctccgccaacagctccacgcctgagtgccctatagagaaaatg tgcgttcctgtgtgccagcgacaatgtctccatcaatga
- the LOC142795691 gene encoding uncharacterized protein LOC142795691 isoform X1, which produces MPSGGPSYGSYCCVSWCFNNGRTHKKPGTSFFRIPRDGRMKAWMQYAGRDDLLSKPASLLYATYRVCSDHFTAQSFMDPGHTRLTRMAVPSVQPAAPCSLSVASSSDCDMAAEAALQGPAVEASKSGSHTLRCPDEQGGSSLVAGERISADFVLPEKTLTSHSAVTKGTCVTGRSQDCSDSTVRGTEQASQNPPEDVSANSSTPECPIEKMCVPVCQRQCLHQ; this is translated from the exons atgccgtccggcggtccaagctacggcagctactgctgtgtatcgtggtgcttcaacaatggcagaacccacaagaagcctgggacgagtttcttccgcataccacgggacggcag gatgaaagcatggatgcagtatgctggacgcgatgatctccttagtaagccggccagcctattgtacgcaacgtacagggtttgtagcgaccattttactgctcaaagtttcatggaccctgggcacacaaggcttacaagaatggctgttcccagtgtgcaaccagctgcaccat gttctctgagcgtcgcttcaagtagtgactgtgacatggctgcagaagctgcactgcaag gacctgcggtagaggcttcaaaaagcggctcccacacattgaggtgccccgatgaacagg gtggcagctcccttgtagctggtgaaagaatttccgctgacttcgtcttgccggagaaaaccttaaccagtcattcagctgtcacaaaaggaacttgtgtgaccg gccgctcgcaagattgttccgacagcactgtccgaggcactgaacaagcttcacaaaaccctccagaagacgtctccgccaacagctccacgcctgagtgccctatagagaaaatg tgcgttcctgtgtgccagcgacaatgtctccatcaatga